One segment of Thermococcus profundus DNA contains the following:
- a CDS encoding DUF2341 domain-containing protein, translated as MKRRGFLLNSSVIVLIVPLLLLLATYEDVSSLIVQSQSERAQVERTYDVVTFLNLEFQKAMELSGKRAVVAVVDYVSTTGNFITQKMANETIVDLIREGHSSATSGYDTERVMAKQTLRVWLSNVTKILKKQGYTIAPSVDELASETEITVAPLDAFTIVIKARIPNVTIEDTSGMVVYKGSIPSTGDYVYSTVDIRELEDPFYSAMTGGRYHRSIRACEYAFPEFNPPITVANGTGSGSGVVVGEFGTELQYNSTHIWDSDNDYITNLTVNGVRITTDAVVLNNSDIGVMVFENGGSGGGGTGGSNWCSSLDYRINLTVQNQVGVNLDDYQIPLLISADKDFTAQVLDSLFSNTQTSSESDVFRKEAAIAIYDSNCNPVPFWIEYWDPASKKALIWIRDTIPNRGRKIYSLYFGDGTPTKGDGDQVFVFFDDFEDGVWDDKWVQVEQAPTESNGELTISGGNSIEAIRTRDLNYDGSYAVRFRMRGTSSSNNKDWDSGIEVEDSTDSSPNAYWVVRFVDDTKDQENTLVVDEDSWWGSDYTTANVDRGGKPTDYHVYEAYMRDTGAWYDYNTKIYDAKFVDITDGRANHDSYDRLIDPPSLRYLYLVNDNDNSGNEGVYDFVFIRKYPDVNGEKLEDTTYFSGISISSSEVDEKPVTSSSQPAVAGAVYDLQPLLNCLRDDRYFAIEDGWSFFERLEGSHGNHDKYVLAAREMQDEMNYKPPNGYYPIGLVSFMIPYPTYDSKLFSLMNTLGFSLKNISSADYYFLPGYFKHAVVPDGYRVWGISYGNSPSLGNLENIPFFLDPTTAKEVLGTQGACQLLYGYSCG; from the coding sequence CCTTCCTGAACCTTGAGTTCCAGAAGGCAATGGAGCTTTCTGGAAAGAGGGCTGTGGTGGCCGTCGTCGACTACGTCTCCACGACGGGAAATTTCATTACACAAAAGATGGCAAACGAGACTATAGTAGATCTGATCCGCGAAGGGCACTCCAGTGCCACTAGCGGGTACGATACTGAAAGGGTCATGGCAAAGCAGACCCTTAGGGTATGGCTCTCCAACGTAACGAAAATCCTGAAAAAACAGGGTTACACAATTGCCCCCTCCGTGGACGAGCTTGCTTCCGAGACCGAGATCACTGTGGCTCCCCTTGATGCATTCACAATAGTTATCAAAGCCAGGATACCCAATGTGACTATAGAAGATACCTCCGGCATGGTTGTTTACAAGGGCTCCATCCCTTCAACGGGGGACTACGTCTACTCCACCGTGGACATAAGGGAGCTTGAGGATCCCTTCTACTCTGCAATGACCGGAGGAAGATATCACCGCTCCATAAGGGCCTGTGAATATGCTTTCCCCGAGTTTAACCCTCCGATAACCGTTGCCAATGGAACCGGAAGCGGAAGCGGCGTTGTGGTGGGTGAGTTCGGAACGGAACTGCAGTACAACTCCACCCACATCTGGGACTCCGATAATGACTACATCACCAATCTTACTGTAAACGGTGTGAGAATAACGACGGACGCCGTTGTTTTAAACAACAGTGACATTGGCGTTATGGTATTTGAAAATGGAGGTTCCGGAGGGGGTGGGACAGGGGGCTCGAATTGGTGTTCTTCTTTGGATTACAGGATTAACCTGACGGTCCAGAATCAAGTTGGTGTCAACTTAGATGACTACCAGATACCCCTTTTAATATCTGCTGACAAGGACTTTACGGCCCAGGTACTTGATTCTCTATTCTCTAATACTCAGACTAGCTCGGAGTCGGACGTGTTCAGGAAGGAGGCGGCTATTGCCATTTACGATTCAAACTGCAATCCGGTTCCCTTCTGGATAGAGTACTGGGATCCGGCCAGCAAGAAGGCCCTGATCTGGATAAGGGACACCATACCAAATAGGGGGCGGAAAATCTACTCTCTATACTTCGGAGATGGAACACCAACAAAAGGTGATGGGGATCAAGTTTTCGTTTTCTTTGATGACTTTGAGGATGGAGTGTGGGACGATAAGTGGGTGCAGGTGGAGCAGGCTCCCACGGAGAGCAACGGAGAGCTGACGATTAGTGGAGGGAACAGTATAGAGGCCATCCGGACGCGGGACTTGAATTATGATGGCTCATATGCAGTGAGGTTCAGAATGAGAGGTACATCGTCTTCTAACAATAAAGATTGGGACAGTGGTATTGAAGTGGAGGACAGTACGGATTCGTCTCCCAACGCCTATTGGGTCGTGCGCTTTGTGGATGATACGAAGGATCAGGAGAACACATTAGTAGTGGATGAGGACAGCTGGTGGGGCAGTGATTACACAACGGCTAACGTCGATAGGGGGGGTAAGCCAACGGACTACCATGTGTATGAAGCATACATGAGGGATACTGGCGCATGGTACGATTACAATACCAAAATATATGATGCAAAGTTTGTAGACATCACTGATGGGCGGGCTAATCATGATAGTTATGACAGATTAATAGACCCCCCATCCTTAAGATACTTGTACCTGGTAAACGATAACGATAATAGTGGCAACGAGGGAGTATATGATTTTGTTTTTATCCGCAAATATCCGGACGTTAACGGGGAGAAACTGGAGGATACAACGTATTTTAGTGGCATTTCTATATCTTCATCAGAGGTTGATGAGAAGCCCGTAACTTCCTCTTCCCAACCAGCTGTAGCAGGGGCTGTTTACGACCTCCAGCCCCTCCTCAACTGCCTTCGCGACGATCGCTACTTTGCTATTGAAGACGGCTGGTCCTTCTTCGAGCGCCTTGAGGGGAGCCATGGCAACCATGACAAGTATGTACTCGCCGCTCGGGAGATGCAGGACGAGATGAACTACAAACCTCCGAACGGCTATTACCCCATCGGCCTTGTGAGCTTTATGATACCCTACCCCACTTATGACAGCAAGCTCTTTAGCCTCATGAATACCCTGGGCTTCTCCCTTAAGAACATAAGCAGTGCGGATTATTACTTCCTTCCTGGCTATTTCAAACACGCTGTTGTCCCAGATGGATATCGCGTCTGGGGAATCTCCTACGGCAACTCACCATCCCTCGGAAACCTTGAGAACATCCCCTTCTTCCTTGATCCAACTACTGCCAAGGAAGTCCTTGGAACCCAGGGAGCGTGTCAGCTCCTCTATGGATACAGCTGTGGATGA
- a CDS encoding GMP synthase subunit A, translating into MIVIMDNGGQYVHRIWRTLRYLGVEAKIVPNTTPLDEIRAMNPKGIIFSGGPDIEKTGNCSAILEHYDEFNVPILGICLGHQLIAKHFGGKVGRGDKAEYSLVEIEIIDEDDIFKELPRKLKVWESHMDEVKELPPGFKLLAKSETCPVEAMKHESLPIYGVQFHPEVAHTERGADIYRNFAELCGEL; encoded by the coding sequence ATGATCGTCATAATGGACAACGGGGGCCAGTACGTCCACAGGATTTGGAGAACCCTCCGCTACCTCGGCGTCGAGGCGAAGATAGTCCCGAACACGACGCCGCTTGATGAGATCAGGGCGATGAATCCGAAGGGAATAATATTCTCCGGCGGGCCGGACATCGAGAAGACCGGCAACTGCTCGGCTATTCTTGAGCACTACGACGAGTTCAACGTTCCAATCCTTGGAATATGTCTCGGCCACCAGCTCATAGCGAAGCACTTCGGCGGTAAGGTCGGAAGGGGAGACAAGGCAGAATACAGCCTCGTCGAGATTGAAATCATTGACGAGGATGATATCTTCAAGGAGCTTCCAAGGAAGCTAAAGGTTTGGGAGAGCCACATGGACGAAGTCAAGGAGCTTCCACCGGGCTTCAAGCTTCTCGCTAAGAGCGAGACCTGCCCAGTGGAGGCCATGAAGCACGAGAGCTTGCCAATCTACGGCGTTCAGTTCCACCCGGAGGTAGCCCACACCGAGCGCGGGGCAGATATCTACCGCAACTTCGCGGAGCTGTGCGGGGAGCTCTAG
- a CDS encoding DUF2101 family protein — MVLEEVLYSIGEGAERLVVGTGKALWNMLFPKPSEEPPSFKVLRKLVKRDVTLHELLSLKLQLILITYLVLSLLVTLFLRELVYLIALFVVEFLYIRYTIKRNWGFFIDPEPYRFFYCGISVVAFLSFMGYIILREFALNFYYYYVYLVAVLAGVLLFRWYFRRLYGRDYTYGVVVEVKNDVIRVFVHDDLAANIKPGHYWVPAVPDAEPGRVVKLLIEDRVLRGAVPTRVLEVYLGDQSSQISTEPNVQAE, encoded by the coding sequence ATGGTGCTGGAAGAGGTGCTGTACAGCATAGGCGAGGGAGCCGAAAGGCTGGTTGTTGGGACTGGAAAGGCACTTTGGAACATGTTATTTCCAAAACCTTCCGAAGAACCACCCAGTTTTAAAGTCTTAAGGAAGCTGGTTAAGAGAGACGTAACGCTGCACGAGCTTCTCAGTCTAAAGCTTCAGCTGATTCTTATAACTTACCTAGTTCTCTCCCTTCTTGTCACACTCTTTCTGAGGGAATTGGTTTACCTCATTGCTCTCTTTGTTGTGGAATTCCTCTACATAAGGTACACAATAAAGAGAAACTGGGGCTTTTTTATCGATCCGGAGCCGTATCGCTTTTTCTACTGCGGGATCTCCGTGGTGGCCTTTCTGTCGTTCATGGGGTACATAATCCTGAGAGAATTTGCGCTGAACTTCTACTACTATTACGTATACCTGGTTGCTGTCCTTGCAGGCGTACTGCTCTTTCGGTGGTACTTCAGACGCCTCTATGGAAGGGACTACACCTACGGCGTCGTTGTGGAAGTTAAAAACGATGTCATTAGAGTCTTCGTCCACGATGACCTAGCCGCCAACATCAAACCCGGCCATTACTGGGTTCCTGCTGTTCCGGACGCCGAGCCGGGCAGGGTCGTGAAGCTCTTGATAGAGGACAGAGTTCTTCGCGGCGCAGTTCCAACCCGCGTTCTGGAGGTGTATCTGGGTGATCAGTCCTCCCAAATCTCAACGGAGCCAAATGTGCAGGCTGAATGA